In the Setaria italica strain Yugu1 chromosome VI, Setaria_italica_v2.0, whole genome shotgun sequence genome, one interval contains:
- the LOC101778695 gene encoding beta-sesquiphellandrene synthase isoform X1, with the protein MAICSAAATAPATQSAAEQDCRRQYAPSVWGDFFISYEPCTTEELLSMQEKARALKEEVRRIVLAASNDDDLVRKLELVDALQRLGVDYHFKKEIDDLLLAVYGDEDGGSNDLYVASLRFYLLRKHGYTVSSDVFLKFRDEQGHISSDDVGTLTTLYDAAHMRVHGEDILDNIIAFNKSRLQSLLMKANLDPALLEEVRVTLETTRFRRVERVEARRFISVYEKKAMRDDTILEFAKLDYNIVQVVYGNELKELTIWWKDLRSRVDLTFSRDRLVEMHFCMMGIVYEPYYSYARIMLTKQVLFLVLLDDIYDNYSSTEESNMFTSALERWDEKAAEQIPEYLRPFFTNVIRCTDKVIGELKLQNNKHAEVVKEMALHVTKSYHAEVTWRDEHYVPADVDEHLQISLGSVTAMQVVVLTFVSLGDVTSREAIDWALTYPKIVRGVTVIARIMNDIMSHEREQASDHMTSTVQTCMKQYGVTVEEAIEKLKVRLERAWMDMVQGCLDQKYPMVLLEKVVSFAQSIDFLYKSEDLYTLPCNLKETLTSMYAKFV; encoded by the exons ATGGCCatctgcagcgccgccgccaccgctccggcGACGCagtcggcggcggagcaggactgtCGCCGGCAGTACGCCCCCAGCGTGTGGGGCGACTTCTTCATCTCCTACGAGCCGTGCACGACGGAGGAGCTCCTGTCCATGCAGGAGAAGGCGCGCGCCTTGAAGGAGGAGGTGAGGCGGATCGTGCTCGCCGCCTCCAACGACGACGACCTGGTGCGGAAGCTGGAGCTCGTCGACGCTCTGCAGCGGCTCGGAGTGGATTACCACTTCAAGAAGGAGATCGATGACTTGCTGCTTGCTGTTtacggcgacgaggatggaggatcTAACGACCTCTACGTCGCCTCCCTGAGGTTCTATCTGCTCAGGAAGCATGGGTACACCGTCAGTTCCG ATGTGTTtctcaagttcagagatgagcaaGGACACATTTCGAGCGACGATGTCGGCACCTTGACGACGCTGTACGATGCCGCGCATATGAGGGTGCATGGGGAGGACATACTCGACAACATCATCGCCTTCAATAAGAGCCGTCTCCAGTCTCTGCTGATGAAAGCAAATTTGGATCCAGCTCTACTAGAGGAGGTAAGGGTGACATTGGAGACAACTCGATTCAGGAGGGTCGAGAGAGTGGAAGCGAGGCGCTTCATCTCGGTGTACGAGAAGAAGGCGATGCGAGATGATACCATACTGGAGTTTGCAAAGCTCGACTACAACATCGTCCAAGTTGTCTACGGCAACGAGTTGAAAGAACTTACGAT ATGGTGGAAGGATCTCCGATCACGGGTAGATCTGACCTTTTCAAGGGATAGATTGGTGGAGATGCATTTTTGCATGATGGGGATTGTTTATGAGCCTTATTACTCATATGCACGGATAATGCTTACAAAGCAGGTCCTGTTTCTGGTGTTGTTGGATGACATCTATGACAACTATAGCAGCACAGAGGAGAGCAACATGTTTACCTCGGCCCTAGAGAG GTGGGATGAAAAGGCAGCGGAACAAATCCCAGAATACCTGAGGCCCTTCTTCACAAATGTGATTCGCTGTACCGATAAGGTCATAGGGGAGTTAAAACTTCAGAATAACAAGCATGCCGAGGTGGTAAAAGAAATG GCACTTCACGTTACCAAATCCTACCACGCTGAGGTCACATGGCGTGATGAACACTACGTGCCTGCCGATGTTGACGAGCATCTGCAGATCTCGTTGGGAAGCGTTACAGCTATGCAAGTCGTCGTCCTGACCTTCGTTTCTCTTGGAGATGTGACTAGTAGGGAGGCGATTGACTGGGCTTTGACCTATCCGAAAATCGTCAGGGGTGTCACTGTCATCGCACGTATCATGAACGACATTATGTCACATGAG CGAGAACAAGCTTCGGACCATATGACATCCACGGTGCAAACTTGCATGAAGCAGTACGGGGTCACAGTTGAGGAAGCTATTGAAAAGCTCAAGGTAAGATTGGAGAGAGCGtggatggacatggtccaaggGTGCCTTGACCAGAAATATCCCATGGTGCTTTTGGAAAAGGTGGTCTCCTTTGCACAATCAATAGATTTCTTATACAAGAGCGAGGATTTATACACACTCCCATGCAACCTCAAGGAAACTTTGACTTCAATGTACGCGAAGTTCGTTTGA
- the LOC101778695 gene encoding beta-sesquiphellandrene synthase isoform X2: MAICSAAATAPATQSAAEQDCRRQYAPSVWGDFFISYEPCTTEELLSMQEKARALKEEVRRIVLAASNDDDLVRKLELVDALQRLGVDYHFKKEIDDLLLAVYGDEDGGSNDLYVASLRFYLLRKHGYTVSSDVFLKFRDEQGHISSDDVGTLTTLYDAAHMRVHGEDILDNIIAFNKSRLQSLLMKANLDPALLEEVRVTLETTRFRRVERVEARRFISVYEKKAMRDDTILEFAKLDYNIVQVVYGNELKELTIWWKDLRSRVDLTFSRDRLVEMHFCMMGIVYEPYYSYARIMLTKQVLFLVLLDDIYDNYSSTEESNMFTSALERWDEKAAEQIPEYLRPFFTNVIRCTDKVIGELKLQNNKHAEVVKEMALHVTKSYHAEVTWRDEHYVPADVDEHLQISLGSVTAMQVVVLTFVSLGDVTSREAIDWALTYPKIVRGVTVIARIMNDIMSHEREQASDHMTSTVQTCMKQYGVTVEEAIEKLKVRLERAWMDMVQGCLDQKYPMVLLEKVTS, translated from the exons ATGGCCatctgcagcgccgccgccaccgctccggcGACGCagtcggcggcggagcaggactgtCGCCGGCAGTACGCCCCCAGCGTGTGGGGCGACTTCTTCATCTCCTACGAGCCGTGCACGACGGAGGAGCTCCTGTCCATGCAGGAGAAGGCGCGCGCCTTGAAGGAGGAGGTGAGGCGGATCGTGCTCGCCGCCTCCAACGACGACGACCTGGTGCGGAAGCTGGAGCTCGTCGACGCTCTGCAGCGGCTCGGAGTGGATTACCACTTCAAGAAGGAGATCGATGACTTGCTGCTTGCTGTTtacggcgacgaggatggaggatcTAACGACCTCTACGTCGCCTCCCTGAGGTTCTATCTGCTCAGGAAGCATGGGTACACCGTCAGTTCCG ATGTGTTtctcaagttcagagatgagcaaGGACACATTTCGAGCGACGATGTCGGCACCTTGACGACGCTGTACGATGCCGCGCATATGAGGGTGCATGGGGAGGACATACTCGACAACATCATCGCCTTCAATAAGAGCCGTCTCCAGTCTCTGCTGATGAAAGCAAATTTGGATCCAGCTCTACTAGAGGAGGTAAGGGTGACATTGGAGACAACTCGATTCAGGAGGGTCGAGAGAGTGGAAGCGAGGCGCTTCATCTCGGTGTACGAGAAGAAGGCGATGCGAGATGATACCATACTGGAGTTTGCAAAGCTCGACTACAACATCGTCCAAGTTGTCTACGGCAACGAGTTGAAAGAACTTACGAT ATGGTGGAAGGATCTCCGATCACGGGTAGATCTGACCTTTTCAAGGGATAGATTGGTGGAGATGCATTTTTGCATGATGGGGATTGTTTATGAGCCTTATTACTCATATGCACGGATAATGCTTACAAAGCAGGTCCTGTTTCTGGTGTTGTTGGATGACATCTATGACAACTATAGCAGCACAGAGGAGAGCAACATGTTTACCTCGGCCCTAGAGAG GTGGGATGAAAAGGCAGCGGAACAAATCCCAGAATACCTGAGGCCCTTCTTCACAAATGTGATTCGCTGTACCGATAAGGTCATAGGGGAGTTAAAACTTCAGAATAACAAGCATGCCGAGGTGGTAAAAGAAATG GCACTTCACGTTACCAAATCCTACCACGCTGAGGTCACATGGCGTGATGAACACTACGTGCCTGCCGATGTTGACGAGCATCTGCAGATCTCGTTGGGAAGCGTTACAGCTATGCAAGTCGTCGTCCTGACCTTCGTTTCTCTTGGAGATGTGACTAGTAGGGAGGCGATTGACTGGGCTTTGACCTATCCGAAAATCGTCAGGGGTGTCACTGTCATCGCACGTATCATGAACGACATTATGTCACATGAG CGAGAACAAGCTTCGGACCATATGACATCCACGGTGCAAACTTGCATGAAGCAGTACGGGGTCACAGTTGAGGAAGCTATTGAAAAGCTCAAGGTAAGATTGGAGAGAGCGtggatggacatggtccaaggGTGCCTTGACCAGAAATATCCCATGGTGCTTTTGGAAAAG GTCACGAGCTGA
- the LOC101778695 gene encoding beta-sesquiphellandrene synthase isoform X3: protein MAICSAAATAPATQSAAEQDCRRQYAPSVWGDFFISYEPCTTEELLSMQEKARALKEEVRRIVLAASNDDDLVRKLELVDALQRLGVDYHFKKEIDDLLLAVYGDEDGGSNDLYVASLRFYLLRKHGYTVSSDVFLKFRDEQGHISSDDVGTLTTLYDAAHMRVHGEDILDNIIAFNKSRLQSLLMKANLDPALLEEVRVTLETTRFRRVERVEARRFISVYEKKAMRDDTILEFAKLDYNIVQVVYGNELKELTIWWKDLRSRVDLTFSRDRLVEMHFCMMGIVYEPYYSYARIMLTKQVLFLVLLDDIYDNYSSTEESNMFTSALERWDEKAAEQIPEYLRPFFTNVIRCTDKVIGELKLQNNKHAEVVKEMALHVTKSYHAEVTWRDEHYVPADVDEHLQISLGSVTAMQVVVLTFVSLGDVTSREAIDWALTYPKIVRGVTVIARIMNDIMSHEREQASDHMTSTVQTCMKQYGVTVEEAIEKLKVTS, encoded by the exons ATGGCCatctgcagcgccgccgccaccgctccggcGACGCagtcggcggcggagcaggactgtCGCCGGCAGTACGCCCCCAGCGTGTGGGGCGACTTCTTCATCTCCTACGAGCCGTGCACGACGGAGGAGCTCCTGTCCATGCAGGAGAAGGCGCGCGCCTTGAAGGAGGAGGTGAGGCGGATCGTGCTCGCCGCCTCCAACGACGACGACCTGGTGCGGAAGCTGGAGCTCGTCGACGCTCTGCAGCGGCTCGGAGTGGATTACCACTTCAAGAAGGAGATCGATGACTTGCTGCTTGCTGTTtacggcgacgaggatggaggatcTAACGACCTCTACGTCGCCTCCCTGAGGTTCTATCTGCTCAGGAAGCATGGGTACACCGTCAGTTCCG ATGTGTTtctcaagttcagagatgagcaaGGACACATTTCGAGCGACGATGTCGGCACCTTGACGACGCTGTACGATGCCGCGCATATGAGGGTGCATGGGGAGGACATACTCGACAACATCATCGCCTTCAATAAGAGCCGTCTCCAGTCTCTGCTGATGAAAGCAAATTTGGATCCAGCTCTACTAGAGGAGGTAAGGGTGACATTGGAGACAACTCGATTCAGGAGGGTCGAGAGAGTGGAAGCGAGGCGCTTCATCTCGGTGTACGAGAAGAAGGCGATGCGAGATGATACCATACTGGAGTTTGCAAAGCTCGACTACAACATCGTCCAAGTTGTCTACGGCAACGAGTTGAAAGAACTTACGAT ATGGTGGAAGGATCTCCGATCACGGGTAGATCTGACCTTTTCAAGGGATAGATTGGTGGAGATGCATTTTTGCATGATGGGGATTGTTTATGAGCCTTATTACTCATATGCACGGATAATGCTTACAAAGCAGGTCCTGTTTCTGGTGTTGTTGGATGACATCTATGACAACTATAGCAGCACAGAGGAGAGCAACATGTTTACCTCGGCCCTAGAGAG GTGGGATGAAAAGGCAGCGGAACAAATCCCAGAATACCTGAGGCCCTTCTTCACAAATGTGATTCGCTGTACCGATAAGGTCATAGGGGAGTTAAAACTTCAGAATAACAAGCATGCCGAGGTGGTAAAAGAAATG GCACTTCACGTTACCAAATCCTACCACGCTGAGGTCACATGGCGTGATGAACACTACGTGCCTGCCGATGTTGACGAGCATCTGCAGATCTCGTTGGGAAGCGTTACAGCTATGCAAGTCGTCGTCCTGACCTTCGTTTCTCTTGGAGATGTGACTAGTAGGGAGGCGATTGACTGGGCTTTGACCTATCCGAAAATCGTCAGGGGTGTCACTGTCATCGCACGTATCATGAACGACATTATGTCACATGAG CGAGAACAAGCTTCGGACCATATGACATCCACGGTGCAAACTTGCATGAAGCAGTACGGGGTCACAGTTGAGGAAGCTATTGAAAAGCTCAAG GTCACGAGCTGA
- the LOC101767375 gene encoding beta-sesquiphellandrene synthase: MALTPAVCSVNDVQGLRNDRTFFHPSLWGDFFLTYQPPTAPKRAYMTERAEVLKEEVRKMLKGANEIPKILDLIITLERLGLDNHYENEMEEQLRFVYDSDYNDRDLNLVSLRFYLLRKNGYDVPSDVFESFKDKEGNFVADDTKSLLSLYNAAHLRTHGEEVLDEAIIFTRSQLEAVLDSLGSTLADEVSLALQTPLFRRIRILETRNYIPMYEKEAARNEVILEFAKLNFNLLQLLYCEELKTVTLWWKQLNAEANCSFIRDRIVEMHFWMTGACSEAQYSLSRVITTKMTAYITILDDIMDTYSTTEEAMLLAEAIYRCEENAAELLPEYMKNFYFHLLKTFDSFENELGPNKSFRVFYLKELLKILVRGGSQEVKWRDEHYVPKTINEHLEMSRATVGGFQVACSSFIGMGDIITKEILDWLLTYPELLKCFSTIARLANDIKSTEREQIRAHHASTVQCYMLEHSTTMCDACEKIKELIEDKWKDMMKLSLRPTEQPKLIAKKVVDFARTADYIYKETDAFTFSHTIKDMIAMLYVEPA, from the exons ATGGCGCTTACGCCTGCAGTTTGCTCTGTCAATGATGTTCAGGGGCTGCGAAATGATCGTACCTTCTTCCACCCAAGTCTGTGGGGTGATTTTTTCCTGACATACCAGCCGCCAACTGCACCTAAG CGTGCATACATGACTGAAAGGGCTGAAGTGTTAAAAGAAGAAGTTAGGAAGATGTTGAAGGGTGCAAATGAAATACCAAAAATATTAGATCTAATAATCACACTAGAGCGGCTAGGACTGGATAACCACTATGAGAATGAGATGGAAGAGCAGTTGCGCTTTGTGTACGATTCTGATTACAATGACAGGGATCTGAATTTAGTCTCACTGCGATTTTATCTCCTGCGCAAAAATGGTTATGATGTGCCGTCTG ATGTCTTCGAAAGTTTCAAAGATAAGGAAGGAAATTTTGTTGCAGATGATACAAAAAGTCTCTTGAGCTTATATAATGCAGCACACCTTAGGACTCATGGGGAGGAAGTACTTGATGAAGCCATTATATTCACTAGAAGCCAACTAGAAGCTGTATTAGAttctttgggatcaacattagCAGATGAAGTATCCCTTGCCCTTCAAACACCTCTCTTCCGAAGGATTAGAATATTGGAAACAAGAAACTATATCCCAATGTACGAAAAGGAGGCAGCACGAAACGAAGTCATATTAGAGTTTGCAAAATTGAATTTTAACCTTCTTCAACTTCTTTACTGTGAGGAGTTAAAAACCGTCACACT GTGGTGGAAGCAGCTTAATGCAGAGGCAAACTGTAGTTTTATTCGAGATAGAATAGTGGAAATGCATTTCTGGATGACAGGAGCATGCTCTGAGGCACAGTATTCTCTTTCACGAGTTATAACAACAAAGATGACAGCTTATATCACCATACTAGATGATATAATGGATACCTACAGTACAACTGAGGAGGCCATGCTGCTTGCCGAAGCAATATACAG ATGCGAAGAGAACGCAGCAGAACTACTTCCAGAGTACATGAAGAATTTCTACTTTCACTTGTTGAAGACATTTGATTCGTTTGAGAATGAACTAGGACCAAATAAAAGCTTCCGAGTGTTTTATCTCAAAGAATTG TTAAAGATCTTGGTCCGAGGAGGCTCTCAAGAGGTAAAATGGCGTGACGAACATTATGTTCCAAAAACAATCAATGAACATTTAGAAATGTCAAGAGCAACCGTTGGAGGTTTCCAAGTGGCATGTTCTTCATTTATTGGGATGGGTGACATCATAACAAAGGAAATTCTCGACTGGCTTTTGACATATCCAGAACTTCTCAAGTGTTTCTCAACGATTGCACGACTGGCCAATGATATTAAATCAACAGAg CGCGAGCAAATTAGGGCCCACCATGCATCTACTGTACAATGTTATATGTTGGAGCATAGTACAACAATGTGTGATGCATGCGAGAAGATAAAAGAGTTAATTGAAGACAAATGGAAGGATATGATGAAACTATCGCTTAGACCAACAGAACAGCCAAAGCTCATCGCCAAGAAAGTTGTTGATTTTGCAAGGACTGCAGACTACATTTACAAGGAAACAGATGCATTCACCTTTTCCCACACAATTAAAGATATGATAGCAATGCTCTATGTGGAACCAGCGTGA